In Pseudoalteromonas piratica, the following proteins share a genomic window:
- a CDS encoding S1 family peptidase: MKVLFILSIIFFSTCSNAVVKRHDVPAKNYLLAEAPEYLIDMPHEGHGVLISPQWILTVAHTIFYDYSGKKIKVGSKNVEIEKVHIHPGYIEADKTLFKGDAAPLMNFLRSRSDIALVKLSTPVKDLKPIDIYSNSNELGQEITVYGRGATGNGKTGENTETKPLRELNHFKNIVEATDDKWLSFKFDEAQKALPLEGIHGSGDSGGPSVIFDNGTPYLVGLSSWQIWQGDLALFKGGLYGTTAYQVRVSNYRDWIVSVVGS, encoded by the coding sequence ATGAAAGTTTTATTTATCTTATCCATTATTTTCTTTTCTACATGCAGCAATGCTGTAGTGAAGAGGCATGATGTTCCAGCTAAAAATTATTTGTTAGCCGAAGCTCCTGAATATCTAATTGATATGCCCCATGAAGGGCATGGAGTGCTAATAAGTCCACAATGGATTTTAACAGTAGCTCATACAATATTTTATGATTACTCAGGAAAAAAAATAAAGGTAGGCTCTAAAAACGTTGAAATTGAAAAAGTTCATATACACCCAGGCTATATTGAAGCAGACAAAACTTTATTTAAAGGCGATGCTGCTCCTTTAATGAATTTCCTTAGGTCTAGAAGTGATATTGCATTAGTTAAGCTTTCAACCCCTGTAAAAGATCTTAAACCAATTGATATTTATTCTAACTCTAATGAATTAGGTCAAGAAATAACCGTATACGGTCGTGGAGCGACAGGGAATGGTAAAACAGGTGAAAATACCGAAACCAAACCCTTACGTGAGCTAAACCATTTTAAAAATATTGTTGAAGCTACTGATGATAAATGGCTTTCTTTTAAGTTTGATGAAGCGCAAAAAGCGTTACCTTTAGAGGGTATTCATGGCTCTGGGGATAGTGGTGGTCCATCAGTTATATTTGATAACGGCACTCCGTACTTGGTAGGTTTATCAAGCTGGCAAATTTGGCAAGGTGACCTTGCCTTATTCAAAGGTGGTTTATATGGTACTACTGCTTATCAAGTTAGGGTTTCAAATTATAGAGACTGGATAGTAAGTGTAGTGGGTAGCTAA
- a CDS encoding tyrosine-type recombinase/integrase: protein MKTEINSNATGVKRPFKLEEIWRIRTRLEIKNNLMQLAALNLAIDSKLRSCDLLSLRVRDVATSDHIFERVQWTQKKTGTEVQFEITPRAQQTISRWIQYKSLQPSDYLFLSLRRANQPISYSYYRSIIRNWANQLGLDSDLYGTHSMRRTKATLVYARTKNIRVVQLLLGHTKIDNTI, encoded by the coding sequence ATGAAAACAGAAATAAATTCAAATGCAACAGGAGTAAAACGTCCATTTAAACTGGAAGAAATTTGGCGAATTCGAACTCGTCTCGAAATTAAGAATAATTTGATGCAACTTGCGGCGCTAAATTTAGCGATTGACAGCAAATTGAGGTCTTGTGATTTGCTTTCTCTAAGAGTAAGGGACGTAGCCACTTCTGATCATATATTTGAACGAGTTCAATGGACACAGAAGAAAACTGGTACTGAAGTACAATTTGAAATAACACCTAGAGCGCAACAAACCATTAGCCGCTGGATTCAGTATAAGTCTTTGCAACCAAGTGATTATTTGTTTTTGAGTCTACGCCGCGCAAATCAACCAATCAGTTATTCATATTACAGATCTATCATTAGAAATTGGGCTAATCAACTAGGGCTTGATTCTGATTTATACGGCACTCATTCAATGAGAAGAACTAAAGCTACTTTAGTTTATGCAAGAACTAAGAATATTAGAGTTGTTCAACTACTTCTGGGTCATACAAAAATCGATAACACAATTTGA
- a CDS encoding PAS domain S-box protein, producing MEKAADLNVSLRKIGYKEGELIFPPTLSETELLSFLKLSTELAADEVFWMKSDSEIFYVNHAACEKLGYQREELVGMKVWEWDPLFPKEVWPTFWKELKEKKHIDFETQHQNKEGKVFPVRIKGHFIESNGEEILFAFVSDISDVKKHEKELQVNSSQMQALLEQEKKKFAEFVNLAPVGIAINKMDTGEFDYINDEFSRFTGYSIDELNTMDYWQLTPKKYEEQEYKQLADMAETGAYGPYQKEYIHKQGHTYPVLLSGIKITDSDGNDYIWSVVQDISQQQETEIELREAREKADANAFKMQIANDSAGIGVWEWNLETNALIWDDWMYKLYGIETDLFSGAYEAWENSVHPEDIEEAKAKLEAAIADTGVYDTEFRVVLPSGEIRTMKASAEVIKNGEGTPISVIGVNYDISEKVNTLATLVEAKREADRAAKAKSDFLANMSHEIRTPMNAILGGLQLLKNAELDQDLRTVLGNASFSAQSLLTIINDILDYSKIESNKLELEHAPFSINEILDSVKYDLDAQVSNKGIEFLVSVDNDFVDGWLGDLVRVKQILLNLASNAVKFTEKGSVEIKISEITYKSQQAICLNVIDSGIGMSEEVQECIFERFSQADTSTTRKYGGTGLGMSITISLIKLMGGELRLVSELNKGTDIQVVLPLKHEVMDKKQKITKSLTAPNLSDIKILIAEDNKINQVLIQSILKPTNASLTIVEDGQQAVDAVKEDKFDLVLMDIHMPNMDGTEAQLLIKELNPKLPVVALTANVMTNDIDSYLVQGFVAHVGKPIDMNNLYEVLGQFV from the coding sequence ATGGAAAAAGCCGCTGACTTAAACGTCTCTCTTCGCAAAATAGGCTATAAAGAAGGGGAACTTATATTTCCGCCCACCTTAAGTGAAACAGAGTTACTCTCTTTTTTAAAACTCTCTACCGAACTTGCCGCAGATGAAGTTTTTTGGATGAAATCAGACTCTGAAATTTTCTATGTTAATCATGCTGCTTGTGAAAAATTGGGCTACCAAAGAGAAGAGCTTGTAGGAATGAAAGTTTGGGAGTGGGATCCGCTCTTTCCCAAAGAGGTTTGGCCTACGTTTTGGAAAGAATTAAAAGAAAAAAAACATATTGATTTTGAAACCCAACATCAAAACAAAGAGGGCAAAGTTTTTCCTGTTCGTATTAAAGGTCATTTTATAGAAAGTAATGGCGAAGAAATACTATTCGCATTTGTGTCGGATATATCGGATGTTAAAAAACACGAAAAAGAGCTTCAAGTCAACAGCTCTCAGATGCAAGCCTTGTTAGAACAAGAAAAGAAGAAGTTTGCAGAATTTGTCAACTTGGCTCCAGTAGGCATCGCTATAAACAAAATGGACACTGGAGAATTCGATTACATTAACGATGAATTTAGCCGATTCACGGGTTATAGCATTGATGAACTTAATACTATGGATTATTGGCAGCTAACGCCAAAAAAATATGAAGAGCAAGAATATAAACAATTAGCTGATATGGCGGAAACAGGCGCATATGGGCCGTATCAGAAAGAATATATACACAAGCAAGGCCATACTTATCCTGTATTACTCTCTGGAATAAAAATAACCGATTCAGATGGTAACGATTACATTTGGTCTGTAGTTCAAGATATTTCACAACAACAAGAGACCGAAATTGAATTGCGTGAAGCACGTGAAAAAGCGGACGCAAATGCCTTTAAAATGCAAATAGCCAATGACTCAGCTGGAATTGGTGTTTGGGAATGGAACTTAGAAACGAATGCTCTTATCTGGGATGACTGGATGTATAAGTTGTATGGCATAGAAACTGATTTGTTTTCAGGTGCATATGAAGCGTGGGAGAACAGCGTACACCCTGAGGATATAGAAGAAGCTAAAGCAAAACTTGAAGCTGCCATAGCGGACACAGGCGTTTATGACACAGAGTTTCGTGTTGTTCTACCAAGTGGCGAAATAAGAACAATGAAAGCGAGTGCGGAAGTAATTAAAAACGGCGAAGGCACTCCAATTTCCGTTATTGGTGTCAACTATGATATTTCTGAAAAAGTTAATACGCTAGCCACCTTGGTTGAAGCTAAAAGAGAAGCTGATCGAGCTGCAAAAGCAAAAAGCGATTTTTTAGCTAATATGAGTCATGAGATAAGAACGCCAATGAACGCTATTTTAGGCGGACTTCAGTTACTTAAAAATGCTGAACTTGACCAAGATTTAAGGACAGTATTGGGTAATGCCTCATTTTCTGCACAAAGCTTGTTAACTATCATTAATGACATATTAGATTATTCCAAAATTGAGTCGAACAAACTTGAACTAGAGCACGCTCCATTCTCAATTAACGAAATTCTTGATTCTGTTAAATATGATTTAGACGCACAAGTTAGTAACAAAGGCATAGAATTTTTAGTTTCTGTGGATAACGATTTTGTTGATGGTTGGTTAGGCGACTTAGTCAGAGTCAAACAGATATTGCTAAACTTAGCGTCAAACGCCGTGAAATTTACTGAAAAAGGGAGTGTTGAAATAAAGATAAGCGAAATTACCTACAAGAGTCAGCAAGCTATATGTTTAAACGTTATTGACTCTGGTATCGGCATGAGTGAGGAAGTACAAGAGTGCATATTTGAGCGATTTTCTCAAGCCGACACCTCTACTACACGAAAGTATGGTGGGACTGGCTTAGGTATGTCGATAACCATTAGTTTAATTAAATTAATGGGAGGAGAGCTTAGGTTAGTAAGTGAATTAAACAAAGGAACAGATATTCAGGTAGTGCTGCCTTTAAAACATGAAGTAATGGATAAAAAACAAAAGATAACTAAATCGCTGACTGCTCCAAATCTCTCAGACATCAAAATATTAATAGCAGAAGATAACAAGATAAACCAGGTGCTAATTCAGTCAATTTTAAAACCTACCAACGCAAGTTTAACCATCGTAGAAGATGGTCAACAAGCGGTAGACGCTGTAAAGGAAGATAAGTTTGACTTAGTTTTAATGGACATTCATATGCCAAATATGGATGGTACCGAAGCTCAATTATTGATTAAAGAGCTTAACCCCAAGCTTCCCGTCGTAGCGTTAACAGCCAATGTTATGACAAATGATATAGACAGTTATCTGGTACAAGGTTTTGTAGCTCACGTTGGAAAACCAATAGACATGAATAACTTATATGAGGTCTTAGGTCAGTTTGTTTAA
- a CDS encoding alpha/beta hydrolase-fold protein — MFIFKRVSALLLLLIFSISSFANESQYKVETINSKVLNEERTAVVQLPKSYQSNPNKVYPVLFRLDGKGNLPVESALLDSLHQQNAAPEVILVAIENTDRARDLTPTVNHDPRGPVGVGGGGDKFLDFIEKELIPHIEEKYRTHNFRIFSGASIGGLLVLHSFQSRPHLFQAHLAYSPAVWWGDESTSKDVKEFISNSKELDSFLYMNIGSEHAEMRAIYDDLEVFLKNNPRKGFTFVSDAFNTVPHGLTSKAGTFNAYHNLFLPLAMPSSLLTDGVSSIKEYYARVSFQRGEKTIGPEWAMRQLGYSLVDKKDFKTAEDVFKYNISLYPEMPSAYNGLAYAYEQNKQFQKALEQVNISLKLAKEGEDGYEYYINRKNNLESELSKLSK; from the coding sequence ATGTTTATTTTTAAACGCGTATCTGCGCTCCTGTTGTTACTCATTTTTTCAATATCTTCTTTCGCAAATGAATCTCAGTATAAAGTTGAAACAATTAATTCGAAGGTTCTTAACGAAGAAAGAACCGCGGTAGTGCAACTTCCTAAAAGCTATCAGTCAAACCCAAATAAAGTTTACCCCGTTTTATTTCGCTTAGATGGCAAAGGAAACTTGCCTGTAGAGTCTGCGTTATTGGATTCACTCCATCAGCAAAACGCGGCACCTGAAGTTATTCTTGTTGCAATAGAAAATACGGATCGCGCTAGAGACTTAACCCCTACGGTTAACCATGATCCTAGAGGGCCTGTTGGTGTTGGCGGTGGCGGTGATAAATTTCTCGACTTTATTGAGAAAGAGCTCATCCCTCATATTGAAGAAAAGTATCGTACACACAACTTTCGCATATTCTCAGGCGCTTCTATTGGTGGATTATTGGTTTTACATTCATTTCAATCTCGACCTCATTTATTTCAAGCTCATTTAGCCTATAGTCCAGCGGTTTGGTGGGGGGACGAATCAACTTCTAAAGACGTTAAAGAGTTTATAAGCAACTCAAAAGAGTTAGACTCTTTTTTATACATGAATATTGGGTCTGAACATGCTGAAATGCGCGCTATTTATGACGACTTAGAGGTATTTTTGAAGAATAATCCACGAAAAGGATTTACTTTTGTTAGCGATGCGTTTAACACGGTTCCGCATGGTTTAACGTCAAAGGCAGGAACGTTCAACGCCTACCATAATCTATTTTTACCACTGGCCATGCCAAGCTCCCTGCTCACAGATGGTGTAAGCTCGATTAAGGAATACTACGCACGTGTATCTTTCCAACGTGGCGAAAAAACCATTGGGCCTGAGTGGGCTATGAGACAATTAGGTTACAGCTTAGTCGATAAAAAAGACTTTAAAACAGCAGAAGACGTGTTTAAGTACAACATTTCACTTTATCCAGAGATGCCGAGCGCATATAACGGGTTAGCTTACGCCTATGAACAAAACAAGCAGTTTCAAAAAGCGTTAGAACAAGTCAATATTTCATTAAAACTGGCGAAGGAAGGTGAAGACGGGTATGAATATTATATTAATCGTAAGAACAACTTAGAGTCTGAATTGTCTAAACTCTCGAAATAA
- a CDS encoding dipeptidase — MKFALLPCAALFATNVFAAVTPSTEKLADYAVSEYQSAQIHSLANMVSFPTINKKGLDTTENPDFIGFKSLLKMKAAELGFDYQDFGHTVLIGMGNQEEKVTIVTHGDVQPADPTKWQQSPFFLDATSEPGKLIARGTEDDKGAISTALYAMKTLKDNNVALNNRIELMVYLAEESDWEPLKRFMKTYQQPKYAVTIDASYPVVVAEKGWSLVAPTFTGSSPQTGVYVSELKGGAFVSQIPEDASVVLHNADAQILDIVKQNISTLKDVHVTITPQDDTFLISVKGESAHSSEPEAGHNAIAHLAEVFKGIDLENNSDGQAIEFINQLIGLDLYGAQFGEIAYRHAFMGPMTVAPTLLKRSENGLKLSVNLRRPVGKTEVLLKSQIDTALSNWQASNNMTLDSIEIHIGTPMLLDDAPHAEALLDIFKHFTGDKNASFVSIGGGTNAKLFDNAVSFGPSMPGKKYTGHSEHEFLTPEQMALNLKMYTAMMVKLGNM, encoded by the coding sequence GCGCAGCGTTATTTGCGACAAATGTATTTGCTGCTGTGACCCCATCAACAGAAAAACTCGCTGACTATGCGGTATCAGAATATCAAAGCGCACAAATTCATTCTTTAGCTAATATGGTGTCATTCCCAACAATTAATAAGAAAGGCCTTGATACCACAGAAAACCCGGACTTTATTGGCTTTAAATCACTATTAAAAATGAAAGCGGCTGAGCTTGGGTTTGACTACCAAGACTTTGGACATACCGTTTTAATTGGTATGGGAAATCAAGAAGAGAAAGTAACCATAGTAACCCATGGCGACGTGCAACCTGCCGATCCCACAAAATGGCAACAGAGCCCGTTTTTTCTTGATGCAACCTCAGAGCCAGGCAAATTAATTGCCCGCGGCACTGAAGATGACAAAGGTGCAATTTCAACAGCACTTTATGCCATGAAAACGCTAAAAGATAATAATGTTGCACTTAATAATCGTATTGAACTGATGGTTTACCTTGCTGAAGAGTCCGATTGGGAGCCACTAAAGCGCTTTATGAAAACCTACCAACAGCCAAAATATGCTGTAACCATTGATGCATCTTACCCTGTGGTGGTTGCTGAAAAAGGCTGGAGTTTAGTTGCCCCAACATTTACAGGCTCATCACCACAAACAGGTGTTTATGTAAGCGAATTAAAAGGCGGTGCATTTGTTAGCCAAATACCTGAAGATGCCAGTGTTGTGCTGCATAATGCTGATGCTCAAATACTTGACATAGTTAAGCAAAACATAAGTACTCTTAAAGATGTTCATGTCACAATCACACCACAAGACGATACATTTTTAATAAGTGTAAAAGGTGAATCGGCACACTCTTCAGAACCAGAAGCAGGTCACAATGCCATTGCACATTTAGCAGAAGTATTTAAAGGCATTGATTTAGAAAACAACAGTGATGGACAAGCAATTGAATTTATAAACCAACTCATTGGCCTAGATTTATATGGCGCACAATTTGGTGAGATTGCTTACCGACATGCGTTTATGGGACCAATGACCGTTGCACCAACATTACTGAAACGCAGCGAAAATGGCCTTAAATTATCCGTTAATTTACGTCGCCCAGTTGGCAAAACAGAGGTGCTATTAAAGTCACAAATTGATACTGCCCTTAGCAATTGGCAAGCGAGTAACAATATGACGTTAGACAGCATTGAAATTCATATTGGTACACCCATGCTGCTTGATGATGCACCGCACGCAGAAGCACTTTTGGATATCTTTAAGCATTTCACAGGCGATAAAAATGCCAGCTTTGTTTCAATCGGCGGTGGCACCAATGCCAAATTGTTTGATAACGCGGTGTCATTTGGTCCGTCTATGCCAGGTAAAAAATACACGGGGCACTCTGAGCATGAGTTTTTAACGCCTGAGCAAATGGCGCTTAATTTAAAAATGTATACCGCAATGATGGTAAAACTTGGCAATATGTAA